The genomic stretch AACTTTGGTTGCTTGCCATTGCCGAAACCAAGGGTATTCATAACAAATGAAGTAGCTTCAGAATCCACTGTGTATAGAGCAGGATATTTTCCCAATGGTAAGCCAAGAACCTTTTTGACAACTTCATCTGTTATTGGAATGCTTCCTCTGCCAGGAAAATCAAGAGAGCATGACTCATGGTTGAAGCTGCCCATCAAGTAGTTGGAGAGATCTGGGTGCAACTTTGAACATTTTATGCCTAGGAAACTACCAAACCCATTGGCTGAAATAATTTGGTGATGACTTGCATTTTGACTCTTGTATAGTTTAACAACTTTCATTGGGGATGCTCTGTTAAAAAACGATTCTTTGCATAAAACACAAAGCATGTCAAATACCGGTACATACAAAACAAACCCGAGACGGGAAGAAAGTTACATCAAACCGGCATGTTTAccttttttctcctttttctggAAGTTGTTTTTCAACATCTTGGGGTACACTATGAACCTCTGCAGGTAATTGTTTTTCAACATCTGGAACATCTCTGGAGTCCTCATTTTTGTGCTTGTACTGCAACTTTTTCCTTAGATTCTTAAACTTTGGGTGACCAGACTTTGGTGTTTTAACATTCTTCTGCATGACATGAACAGATCTTGGATTACTGGATGAAAACCTTAAACACAAAAAAGTAACTAATAAAATAGCACAAGAATAAGGAAACTTACAGAAGGCGTCATAATGATCCCGATTGTTAGCACAGTAATGGAGCGAAAATAAGAAACTACCTGACAAAAAGGCAAAATAACATTCAGCAAAAAAAACATTCATGAAGTGAATCTGTAAAAAGAAAGTAAGTCCACTGAATTATCAAATTGAGTTTACTTTTCATGCAACTTCATAAAACACAGAGagttacttcaaaaaaaaaggaGTAGGCAACATAGTTACTTCTTGACAAAAATCCTAACAACACCACCTCAGAAAATAATGCTGAATCTACAAAAGTAACTTATAATGGTATGTACATATACTGAAACACACATGCCTATGATACAGTTCTACTTCTCCCACAATGAAAAACATTGAGTTACTTGCCAAAAAGCACAAAAAACAAATGAGTTACTTCTACAATCATGTTACTTCTAAAAAACTTTACAGAGCATGTATAAAACATAAGTTAACCCTGCAGCGACACCAAACATACTTCTGCATTGCATAATTACTTCTACAATTTCATAGTTCAAGTCGGATGGATTACTCAACATGGATTACTTCTACATTTTCATAGTTACGCGAGTACAATGCGGTTTGGTTAAAACATGGATCTTTGAAAAACTGTGGACAAACTGAACTCAACCATGGCCTTACCTTGTGAACCTGAACACACTTCCTGGACGAACTTGGCAGAGGTGAACTTGACGCTGAGGTGAACTTGACGCCGAGGTGAACTTGACGCCGACGAGGAAATCCCTACAAAAACGATGGCCAGGGTCACAAATTCGTCAACACAAAAGCGAGAGGGGTCTTCCCGATTGAACATAGTTTGCGCCTCACCAACCTACGCCCGAAAATACGACCGAATCATGGCCGGCGACGACTACTGCGGTTCGAGAAATGAAATCAAGTGGAGAAGATGGAAGGAAAAGGCAAATCGAAACTCACCGCTTCGATACGGAGCGTCGAAGTTGCGAGAGGAACCTCCGCCTCTCCACGCCTTCACGGAAACCGCGGCGAAATCGTCGCCGGCGATGAGGTTGGTGCGAGGAAGATGCAAACGAAGCTCCTCGCCCTTCAAGCCGCCGAAACTACCAAATACACCCGCCCCCGCTTCGATACGTAGATTCGGAGATGCGAGCACCACCGCCTCACACCTCTCCGCCGGGAAACACGGCGAATCGCCCGCGCGGCGACGAGGTTGTGCGAGCAGAGAAGGTGGGGGAAGGGGAATTTTCTCTCTCCGCCGCTCTCTCTTCGGGCGAGTACATTTGAATCGACGCGTGCCGCAGGTGACGCGCAGGTGTCTCCGTGGCCGTGGGTCCCACCACGTGAGCAGAGAAAAGTCACCGACACGCGCGAGCCGTCGGATCAGAATCGCGCGGCCACGGCGCGTGAGCACGCTGTAAGACACGCAGTGATCAGCCAAGAGATAGATTTTGCGATAACAAAACTATTGGTGCACTTCACCTATGCTGCATTTTTCCAGTGCAGCAGAAGATCCCAAGGGTACGTTCACTACCCTGGCTCGTGTCGTCTCCGTCCAAAAACCAATCAACCTAAATTCATCGCAGCACCACCCTAAACTAAAACAAACCCAGCCCGGCGCCCCTTTTTCCCCCTCGCGGCGCACACGCGGACGCATGCGTGGCCACACCATAACGAGCCGGAAGTAGCCCCCCCGGCCCGGCAATGTCGGCGCTCCTCCCGCCGCCCCAcggcccgcacgccgccggggacGCCAAGAAGACCCACCTCGCCGGCAGGAACACCCCCTTCTGCGCCGCCGGGGACCACCACCACCCCAAGAAGCCCCGCGCCGGGCCCTCCGCCGCCAAGCTCGCGCTCGCCtccttcctcttcgtcggcgccCTCTTCGCCCTAGACGcctacctcgccggcgctggCGCAGACCGCCCGCTGCGCCACCAGTACCAACATTACCTCGGCCGCGGCCGCGCCGAGAGCGAGAGCGAGAGCAAGAGCGCCTCGCCTTCCTGGCTCTCCGTGCCGAGCCCCACCAACTTCACCGAGGACCTCCTCGCCCGCTGGCTCACGCCCGGGGGCTCCCGGTGCCGCGACGCCCGCACGGCCAACATCTCCGTCCCGCTCCTCGACGGCGCCGAGCTCAGCGCCGCCGAGATTCACGAGTTCAGGTTCTGGGCGCTGGACGACGCCGGCGCGCGCCGCTGCCTCGGCGGGGACTTCTTCGAGATCGACCTCTCCGGGGAGGCCTGGAAGTCGCGGCCCCCCGTCGTGGACCGCGGCGACGGCTCCTACACCTTCCGCCTCCAGGTCGCGCCCCGCTTCGCGGCCGGGGACTTCCGCCTCACCATCGTGCTCCTCTTCCGCAGCTTCGAGGGCCTCAAGTTCTCCTCGGCCAGGTTCAGCTACCACACCGAGCTCCGCCGCATCCCCCTACTCTTCCGCCCGGGCAACGCGTCGCTCCCCGCGCTGGAGACCTGCCGCGCCGCCGACTTCCGCCGCGACGTCTGGTCCGGCCGCTGGACGCGGCTCGCCAGGAACGACAACTGCGAGGACGTGGACGACGCCGGCCGGTACCGGTGCCTGGAGCCGGACCACCCGTGCGAGGCGCCGTGGTGCGAGGGGCCGCTGGGCGCGCTGGAGAGCAACGGCTGGGTCTACTCGGCGCACTGCTCCTTCAAGCTCTTCACGGCCGACGCAGCGTGGCGGTGCCTCGACGGCAAGTGGCTCTTCTTCTGGGGGGACTCCAACCACGTCGACACCATCCGGAACCTGCTGGCCTTCGTTCTCGGCGTCGAGGACACCTCCGCCGTGACGCGCCGGTTCGATGCGGTGTTCACCAACCCCAGCGGCGAGCCCGGGACCGTGCGGATCACCAGCATCTACAACGGCCACTGGAACATGAGCATGAACTACCTCGGCCTGCATTCGCTGCGGCACAGGGGGTTCCGGCAGCTTGTCCGGTCGTACTTCATGGGCGGTGACCGCGTCCCGGATGCTGTCGTCCTCAACTCCGGCCTCCACGACGGGTGCTACTGGAGCAGCTTCCGCGCCTACGTGCAGGCCACCGAGTTCGCCGCGCAGTTCTGGTCCGGCGTCATGGCCAAAGTGCGGTCGCGCGGGCTCGCCGCGCCGAGGGTGTTCTACCGGACAACGGTTGCCACCGGCGGGTACGCCCGGGACCTGGCGTTCAACCCAAACAAGATGGAGCTCTTCAACGGCGTGCTCGTGGAGAGGCTGAGGCAGCATGGCGTGCTCACGGGCGGGGTGATCGACAACTTCGACATGACCTTCCCGTGGCACTACGACAACCGCTGCAACGACGGCGTGCACTATGGCCGTGCGCCGGCGAAGCTGGTGTGGCGGGACGGCAAGATCGGCCACCAGTACTTCGTGGACCTCATGCTGGGCCATGTGCTCCTCAACGCCATCTGCAACGGATGAAACCCTGCTGGTTCCACTCCACGCTCTGTAAGTTTGTGCAGCTCAATTGTGTAAACTAGAGTAGGATTACCACGGAACGGAGATTGCTGAGGTAAAATTGCGGCGTGTGTTCATGTGTACAATCGATATTAGGGGGCTTAGCTGAACCATTTTATGTGGCGAGACATGTGATCATTCAGCTATGTTGCTGGTCTGATCTTGCTCTAGCTGGTGGGGAACATTGAGTTGGATCGGAGCTAGATTTGGGTGAAAATCAGGTACGTGTAAATATATATACCAATGCCGTTGAGGGGGCGTAATGCATATACAAATTCAGTAGATCAGGCTGTGTCAAATTTCTTTTACTGCTTCAGTCCATTGTTCTTCTACTTCTTCAGTTCATTGTTGTTTTTGTGGTTTGTGCAAGTCCAGAAATACTTGATAGCTGAATGCTTGAGGCCGTTGTTGTTTTTGTGGTTTAGGAGCAGCATTGCTGGTCCAGAAATACTTGATAGCTGAATGCTTCAGGCCGTTGTTGATTTTGTGGTTTAGGAGCAGCATTGCAGGTCCAGAAATACTTGATAGCTTAGTTTCTTGAGCTTCAGGTGTTTCCATATATATTACCAGTTGATGTGTTTTGATTGAAGCAACAGTGATCTTACTTGGCTTGATACTCGAGCCAGGTGGTGTCCTCATCAAGCAATACAGATCTAAGTTGTGACTTGATCGGAATCATTCCTGTGCTGGTATAAACTAATGTCACTGTCCTCTACCACTCTTTTCCTCATTTTGTTTGTAGCACTACCTGTATTAGAATCTAATAATGTCGAGGTAGGTACATGGCAATGGAAGGAGGCTTGCTTATGCATATCTATAATATAGAAAATTTAGTACAATGTCAGATTGTATTCTAGCCAGTGATCTCAATTTGCTCATTGTTATGCAAGTGTGGCTTGCAAGGCTGGAGTGATCAAATGGGGAAATACCTCCATGATTCCTGGTCAAGTGGCTTCGAGGTGAACCTAGATACATATGCTCCCAGTTGCAGTATTTTCTTGAGTGAAGCAACAGTTAATTACTAGCAGAAAAGGGCCGACCGAATTGAAGCTCTTCTCATTCTCTTCCATTGGGAAGCTCAGAGCTGCAGACATGAGGGCTGAAGCCCATTCTGTTTGAGATCTTGAAATGTGCGAAATCGGAATATATTCTCCTTCACTTTCCTGACCTTGTTGTGCAGACAACGAATCTAATCTAATCAGGTAGTACTAGTGATGTGCGAGCAGGGATGGCACCGACTACGCAGGACCAGACAGGTGTCTTTGATCCTGCTAATTAAGCCGTGACAGGCGACAGGCAACATGGGGGTGAGAGGGAGGGTGACGCCGGGCCGGCGACAGCGATAGCCACCAACACCTCGGTTTTCTTCGGTGATGAGTTGGAAGTGTCCGCGTTTTGGGTAGGTGCTCGTTTGTTCAGTGGCTGACTCTGCATGTGGCCTTTGTTGCAACGCAGCAGCTCAGCCACGGTGCTGTGCTGCTGAACTTCAATCTACAGGAGTAGCACGAAGCAGGACGAGGGACTCGATTTTCACCATCTCGCCTTCGGTGTCGGGCACCATCTCGCCTTCGGTGTCGCCCACGGCCGACACTGGGGGCCCAAAGCCCTAGCTCCCCTAGTCCTCCCCGTGCCCCTCACCGCCACCGGCTTCGCCCATGGTGGCGGCTCCGACCGTGGCGGCGGCAGGCCTGTCCCCAAATGGCGGGCGGGGGTCCTCTAGCAACGGACTCTTTTTTATGCTCACCTTTTGATTTTGTAGTAATATTCATTATTGACTTTTACGTAGACTTGCAACAATATGTTAGCGGTATGTAAAACtcggtgatttttttttttgctgtaacATTTGGGCTTTATAAATTTTAAATCCTACATCACTGGCATCAAGAAAGACGTGTAGTTGTTCATAGTCCATACTCATCCTTGATCAATAGTATAGCTTAATTCCACGCATGTTTGGATTTAAAAAGTTTAGCTATAAATTTCGCGGCAACACACAGGGTATCACCTAGTTTATACATACCGTGCGGCGGCAAAACAAATTTGAGAACTCACGGTAACGCTTCGGAATTATCTTTGGAAACGAACGGAAAGTTTCCGTTCCGCTGAACTTGATTAAAAGCCAGGAGTAACGAGAAAGCCCAGGTCCAACCTTCTTCGAAAAATGGCCAGGCCCTAATTAAGCCCGTTAATAAAGCCTAGCTCTCCTTCCTCGGTTTCCGTTCGGTGTGTCTGCAGACCTAGCCAGCCGCCGCGGACCTTCAAGCGCTCCAGGCCGGCCGACGAGGAGATGGTTGCCAAGCCCGGAAGGCGGCAGCGCCTTCCCCTTCCCTTTCCCCGACGCCTTCGGAGGCCTCTTCTCAACTCCGGCAACGACTCCGACTCCGGCCTCCACCTCCGGGACCACTTCGACGCCGAGGACGACGACCGAAATTCCGACGAAGTAATTCGTTCTCACTTTTCTTTTTTACTAGTACAAATGTCCGTACGTTGCTACGGCCAACAAATTACTTTTTGCTCACACCACATGTCAAACACAGTATATGTGAAGTATGTGAACATTCATGTTAATATATTATTATTTCAAAACTGGTCAAATTTATGTTGGATAGAAGTGCAATCCATAAAATATATATTTCAGTGTTGTATGTATATAAAGCAACAAGCTATCTAATTTAACCAGTTAAACAAAATGAGATGTCTGTAAACGACAACGGCACCGTGAATTATTATCTTTTACGACACGAACAACGGCAATCAATAATTTTCCGTGTAGTTCATCTTTGTTTACCTAAACACAAAATGGCCTCCtacccatattacttgatgctaaaatggatgtatctacaattaaaatatgtctagatacatctgtattaccatcaagtaatatgaatcggagggagtataaagtTTAATTACTGCAATAAGTACTTTAATTGGTGCACAGAAAGCAATTCCTGTCAATTTTTCTGAAACAATCTCGCTCTCGTTTCTTCTAAACCACATCTTTTAATCTCCAAATCTCATGTACACACCAGTACGCAGAAACAATGCACAAACAACACTCAAACTCTCCCATTTTATAGTTCAGAACAGAAGTCTTAATCTTTTGAAACGATATGTTGTAGATATACTCATAAATCATTGTAACTTAACATATTAGAAAATAAAGAGACTCGCGTAGATAGCTTCCGAGTGGCCACTTGAATGATTTCATTTACACTCCAAAGTTGGGCATTCTCTTCCTCCAGCAGTGCATATAACAGAATGATAACAAATTACGAATAGAAATAATAACTTGTGAAAAAAGGTGATGTGAAGAAGAAAACAAAGCCTTGTATGCAATCTTAGGCTGTGGCGTTATCGTGGCTTCACTTTCAGGTTCCTTGTTCTGACTGGTGGTCTTGCTGGACTCTTCATACACCAGCTGTCTCTACAGCCATACCGTGAGGGAGGTCACTCTGCATATCATGAGGGAACCCGTTGAACACCTTACCTCTAGGCTTGTAAGGTGACCTTCCTCTTCCCTCGGCAGTCACACACCTTCCAGCCCTGCCCCCAAGGAGTCGCATTGCCAATTTGATTGTACATAAGATACGAAAACATCTGTCAAACAATAATAAGCACGCCATTACAGCAGGCAACATGGATCAGAGTTCAGTTAGGCAACATTGAGGTGATGAGATTCATGTTGCTGATGGGAAAAAGGAAGGAGAACTTTACCATTTTAGCGGTGGCAACTTGGCGGAATCACCAAGTGCTCCAGGTTGAGAAGTTTGGACATTTAACCTATTCATCTGCTATAAGGCAATCGGTGCCAAGCCTGAACCTGCTACCAGAAAGTGTCTGCATCACCTGTACAGCTTACAGATTACAAAAGTCTGATCGATAAGGGTGAACCTCGTCTGCTGCTGGACGTACGGCCTGCTCATAACTTCCAAATAGTTTCAATTCTGGATCTCTGAACATTCTGCTCTTTGTTCTGGAGAAGCCGCATATGCTCGAGACCTCACTGAATGAAAACGACCgattcctcctccgccaccttggATAAACAGTCGTACTTGTACGTCGTCTGCAGGAGAGGCAACAACTCACAGTGTCGTCCAGCTTCTCCGCGAGAAGGACTTCCTTATTACAAAATACTTAATTATTTCATTTCCGCTATATTTACATGGTACCATATTTCACCTGAAAAAAATCACATGCATCTCCTGTCTGAAGAACAGCAAGGATTCTAATACATCCTAGCAGACTAATCTGCAAGGTGTCATCACTTTGATTGCCATGTTATGAGCATTGCTTTTAAAATCAGATAAATAAGAACCTTaaaaaattatatattttatttttgatGGGTGGGAAGAAACTTCAGTAGCCCTGTAACTTCTTACATATAAGGTTTGATACAGTAGTTGGTAATGCCCACCTGACACATTTAGCCTACTATTATGAGTAATGAAAACTTGAGAACTTTCACCAAAAATATCCTAGGTGGATGGGAGTTGAATTGAGTTCGTTCGGTATATAGAATTATCAATTTAGTGAGAGAATAGAAACATATACACACACCACTACACTACTGAAGTATGAACATGAAGGTAAAAAATCAAACCTGAAGTACAGCTTCTTGTGAACACTGTATTTGATAACAATAAGTGCACATTGAAATAATGTGGCTCTGAAATTGAAAGTGTTAGCACCCAATTGCAATATGCAGGAACCACTATTCATGCCAAAATTGGAAGAGTGGGTACCGACTGAGCGGGACGTTAACGCCAGGTGGTAGCATCAGATGAGCTAGTGAATGCCGTTTTGATGGTGCTACTCGAGCCTTGAGTTCAGTTGTGGCGTCGAGGGTGGAAGAGGAGAAGCGGGGATATTGGATTACCCAACGGCGACCATGACCCCGCCGCCACACCTCCAACATCCTGTGCCAGGCCGCAGCCCCTCGGGATGTAGTCCGATCTAATCAGATGTACTGCAGTAGGTATATGCTCCTTACCATGTCAAATTTGTTAGATCTAGCATGTTTCTCGTGACCAAAGTAAAGTTCGGATAAACTCATGCAACTGTATATCATTCTCACTACATTTCTCAGCATTACTCAAGTCCGGCTTTGCTGCCTTCGCAAGTGATGGAACAATGGAGTACAAATTGGCAGAGGCGACATGGCTTACCGAAAAAGAATCCATATAAGAGCATGACATGATATAAAATAAGACACAACACCTCGAGTAAAAAATTACTGTgggaatgaagatgaagatgtcaaAGTCGTTACAGCATCTCAACAGACTAAGGAGAATTctcattatttagtaaagcaccCCACTTTCAAGATATAATAGTTGCAAGAAAATTAACACTAACATGATGCTATGAACGAGTGCAGAAAATGAGCAATTGAGTACCATTAAGCCCAAGAAAATGGATAGCGCCTCAAACTTAAGTTAGAACAGCTCTGCAACACCAATTGTCCAtatatttggatttttttttgctgTTCTGGGCTCCCAAGGCCCAAAACATATATATTGAATTTCTTATCACAACGCAAGaagaaaatcatgcatatttggagCAGACTTACCTATCAAATGCCGCAGAAACAAATATTTGATAATTAGCAAAAAATTCAGATGTGAGTCGCTCCAACTGCACTCCATGCAGGAATCAATCATTGAAAAATCAGATGCATTGTGGAAATATGGCACGGCAAAGGACATGATATACTTATAGCAGGATGTCCTATCAATTCCATTATGTGCCTATGAATTGTACAGATATAGCATGGAAATGGAACATTCACAAACAGAGAAACCACATTAGACGCATGAACTGGGCATGGTGTTTAAATTAATGGGGACAAGTTGGTGAAAAAGTAAGGAGTAAACATTAAAATGAGCAACAAATCTGCAGGTCTGCAGCACGGAAAGAACTTAGATTTGTTTTTCAGATGGAAGAACGACCGCATGGTGTTCACCTCTGTAGGAGGGGCAGGAGATTtccatcgggtcctcctctactcATCCGCTTGAAGACAGCCACTCCGCACCCTTCTGCCATTTCGCCACATCCAAGAATCAGGACACCACAGGAGGATCCGAAGGAGAGCAGGCCAGGAGGGAGTGGGAACGGACGACCTTGTGTTGTTACGCCCAGCCGTTGTGCACAACGGTGTTGCGCCCTCTCTCCTGGACCAGTACGATGCTGCGAGCCAGGGCGGAGCAGTAACAGTACGGCGTGACGGCGTCGAGTGGGATCGCCACAATACCGAGAAGATGAGAAAAAGAGGATTGAGGTGGAGGGTAAAGGAACTTGGGGCGGCGTGCTCTCACCAGGGCCACCGCCATAGAGCGACGCACCCATCTCCATCTCCACATCCGTCCCTCTGCCCATGTCGATAGCCTCAACCGCTGAGCAACGTTGCCGACTCGCCCCCTCCTCTGCTCAGCCAGGCGGCTGGCGGCCTACCGACGACTGTGTGGATCTGAGGGAGGAGGCCGGCGGACTGGAGGTCCTCCGATCTCCACAGGACTTGGAAGCGGGGGGAGGCGGAGGGTGATCGGCGGCTCGACTCGGGTCGGCGGCGGAGGGTGCAAGCgggggaggaggatgacgagcTCTGGGGCCAGGGTTTCACTGCTGGGTTTCCATTTTGACGAGGTAGCTGGGCTTTGGCCCAATTTAGCCCATGCGGAACGAAGGAATGGTCGACGAAACGAACGACCAAAAGTTTGACGTACCATTTGGATGGGGAGAATAGGGATTAgcttcgttctttttaagtagtgtagataagTAGTGTAGATTTCGAGAGGTATACCTGTACTGCATACATACGTTGCTAAGTTATTTTTATGCCTGTTTGTCTCTCTTGCcagaacgacgaggaggaggaggaggaggacgaggatggTGAGCTGGAGTAGCATCGTCCTCCACTGCTCCACGCCAATCAACAGTGAataatctctctctccctcgcacCCTGCCTTCCTTCTACACGTGTGGTTAATTTGCTTCAGAATCTTCCACCTAAAAAACTGAAATAGATGtcgcaagtttgtctaaatttagatatatttagACAGTATGAAGAGTGTATAGATACATGTTTTTAGTCTGTCACCTGCAAAAACACTCTTCAGACCTTGAAGTAGCACTGAGATGGCGGCATACGTTGAAGCAGGCGTATGTTGATCTTCTAGATTTGCTCAAAGGGAAGTATGTTTTTAAAAGATATTTGCAGTAAACATGTGTCGGTAAACACAATGAAAGGGTTTGCCTAGGCTGATtgcattttcttaagtctcagccaCCAAACTGTAACTTGTTACTTACGGTTTCTGGCAGAAAGGTGCAACCAGAAACTGATGAATAATCCTGCTGCATTCATAGTCCCTGGGGTTTAAATTCAGTAGTCTGAATAATGCCGTGTGTACCACACCGTGTACTTAGTTTCAGTTTCAGTTTCAGTCTAGACTTGTTCGCCTCCGACCAGGTATCGTCGGATGGCACGATGATAGTCTGGTCGTGGCTGAAGAATCGGATCACGCACACGAACGCCATGGGATGGCATGGCCAGCAAGTTCGTTGGGCGATGGTTGTGGTTTGTTAGCTATTTTCGTGGATCTCTGAATCCAGAAAAATAAAGAGAAAGATAAAAGGTCGTCGAGAGCGCGCGACGCCAAAACCCACTGTTTTCATCTCTCTATAGAAACCACTCTCGTTCCTGTCTTAGAGCTAGCCTAGATCGTCCATCCTGCAactacaagtggtatcagagctgttCGATCCGCCTCACCACAGCCGCGCAGTGTTTGATCCGCCGCGGATGCATGCTGGGATCACAAGATGGCGACTCTAACAAGGACAAGAACAAGACGGGTGAGCTGCCGACGGCTTCAGCTTCAAAGTCACTGACACGACTGTCCCTCGACGACGGAAAGGAAGGACGCGTCGTAGAGCGGGTGTTCCAGGAAGGAGGGGGTCACACCCTCCGATGCTGACTAAGACTAAGTATCAGGAGTGGTCGTTGGTGAGGAAAGTGCAGATGGAAGCGGAAGGGCACATGGACGTCGTCAACCACCTCAACGGCACCAACCGTGACGATCGTCATGCTCTGTCCTTCATCCTCAAGGGAGTGCTACCGGAACTGACGTGTGTCCTAGCCGTCGAGGCCACGACACAAGAGGCATGGGAGACGATCAAGACCACGCGCGTCGGCAACGAGCACGTTCGCGAGGTCAAGGCCGGTACTCTCCGCTCCGAGTGCGAAAACCTCAGGTTTCGCAGTGGTGAAGGAACTGAATCATATATTCTCTGTTTGAGGTGCTCGGCGATCGCATCGACGAGCGCAAGGCCGTGTTCAAGATTTTGCGCACGGTGCCCAAGCCGTACAAGGAGATGGCAAAGGCGATCAAGCCGTTGCTTGATTTGAAGAACATGACCCTGGAGGAACTAACATGGCGCTTGGTCGAAGATTGAAAGGATGACGTGGAGAAAGCCGCCATGGGCGGGCGCCTGCTTCTCACGGGGGAGTGGGAGGCGCACAACCAGCTAGACGACCTTGGCATAGGGTCATCCACATGAGGCGACCGGAAGGGCAAAGGCGACTACAAGCCTAAGCAAAACGCGGGCGATGGCGGCCAAGCCAAAACCGGGGGCGGCGA from Lolium rigidum isolate FL_2022 chromosome 4, APGP_CSIRO_Lrig_0.1, whole genome shotgun sequence encodes the following:
- the LOC124647410 gene encoding uncharacterized protein LOC124647410 is translated as MSALLPPPHGPHAAGDAKKTHLAGRNTPFCAAGDHHHPKKPRAGPSAAKLALASFLFVGALFALDAYLAGAGADRPLRHQYQHYLGRGRAESESESKSASPSWLSVPSPTNFTEDLLARWLTPGGSRCRDARTANISVPLLDGAELSAAEIHEFRFWALDDAGARRCLGGDFFEIDLSGEAWKSRPPVVDRGDGSYTFRLQVAPRFAAGDFRLTIVLLFRSFEGLKFSSARFSYHTELRRIPLLFRPGNASLPALETCRAADFRRDVWSGRWTRLARNDNCEDVDDAGRYRCLEPDHPCEAPWCEGPLGALESNGWVYSAHCSFKLFTADAAWRCLDGKWLFFWGDSNHVDTIRNLLAFVLGVEDTSAVTRRFDAVFTNPSGEPGTVRITSIYNGHWNMSMNYLGLHSLRHRGFRQLVRSYFMGGDRVPDAVVLNSGLHDGCYWSSFRAYVQATEFAAQFWSGVMAKVRSRGLAAPRVFYRTTVATGGYARDLAFNPNKMELFNGVLVERLRQHGVLTGGVIDNFDMTFPWHYDNRCNDGVHYGRAPAKLVWRDGKIGHQYFVDLMLGHVLLNAICNG